TAAATACTTGGAATACAACTGGCGAAAATTTCATTTCTAAATACGTGCCAGCAGAATAAAAATAAATTAAAGAAATTGTCAATAAAATAATATTCACTTATTTTTGCAAAAAAAATAAAACCAAGAAATGGGAAGAGCATTCGAATTTAGAAAAGGTAGAAAAATGAAGCGTTGGGCAGCCATGGCCAAAGCCTTTACACGTATAGGAAAAGATATTGTAATGGCCGTAAAAGAAGGTGGACCAAATCCTGAATCAAACTCACGTTTAAGAGCTGTTATTCAAAATGCCAAATCGGCAAACATGCCAAAAGATAACGTTGAACGCGCTATTAAAAAAGCTACTGATAAAGATACTGCCAACTATAAAGAAGTTCTGTTTGAAGGTTATGCTCCACACGGAATTGCTATTCTAATTGAAACAGCAACTGACAATAATAATAGAACGGTTGCAAATATTAGAAGTTATTTTAATAAATGTAACGGAACTTTAGGAACACAAGGTTCGGTAGAATTCATGTTTGACCATACTTGTAATTTCAGAATCCCAAAAGGGGATATTGATATTGAAGAAATGGAGTTGGAATTTATTGATTTTGGAGCAGAAGAAATTTTTGTTGATGAAGATGACATCTTAATTTATGCGCCATTTGAAAGTTTTGGTGCTATTCAAAAAGAATTAGAAAATCGTGGTATCGAAATACTTTCTTCAGGTTTTGAAAGAATTCCTCAAATCACAAAAGAACTTACAGAAGAACAAGTTGCCGATGTTGAAAAATTACTAGAAAAGATTGAAGAAGACGATGATGTGATGAATGTTTATCATACCATGCAAGAGTAATTCATAAAACTTAAATATAAAAAAACCGCTAAGAATTTCTTAGCGGTTTTTTATTTATAAATACATATATATTATTTAATAATTTCAATTTTTTGAGCTTCCTCTTGATTTTTAGTATCAAAAAAACCTTGCTCATTCATCCATTCATCACTAAATACTTTGCTCATATAACGTGAACCATGATCAGGGAAAATTGCAATTACGTTACTGTTTTCATTAAATTCTCCTTGTTCAGCAT
The window above is part of the Flavobacterium sp. PMTSA4 genome. Proteins encoded here:
- a CDS encoding YebC/PmpR family DNA-binding transcriptional regulator, with protein sequence MGRAFEFRKGRKMKRWAAMAKAFTRIGKDIVMAVKEGGPNPESNSRLRAVIQNAKSANMPKDNVERAIKKATDKDTANYKEVLFEGYAPHGIAILIETATDNNNRTVANIRSYFNKCNGTLGTQGSVEFMFDHTCNFRIPKGDIDIEEMELEFIDFGAEEIFVDEDDILIYAPFESFGAIQKELENRGIEILSSGFERIPQITKELTEEQVADVEKLLEKIEEDDDVMNVYHTMQE